A genomic window from Engraulis encrasicolus isolate BLACKSEA-1 chromosome 14, IST_EnEncr_1.0, whole genome shotgun sequence includes:
- the LOC134463441 gene encoding uncharacterized protein LOC134463441, with translation MISSNMFRIDKVRRFLSSPTPSPVKVYEYSLRRSVSLPLLVDGEPVWEPHYYHGAQEWLSPALSLSSSLASEDFMTACSRLSACSSLALSLCSSLGSEAFMSARSELSPPPCPSPALSLGSLAPEDFVSAPPRACSPAMVRPEVDPASAEAAAAMDNPENRLLTLSTMSIMDTRKLPCNGEVEVYPASAEAAAAMDNPEMSQRAHSTNSNYLALITLSTLQYIDTRKVQDCRSDRGEQEKQEGVCEKRSDVEMKKKGGRMKRWRRAVRRACAIFSSCWRRRMMMKKMMKTMKLKTTKMKGTKMMMMETEMMTDVTADCTDGQSAKRTVVGCDVTLSSAGLACPSGGGPEWLSTGFGGGGPTARPAGPGLHAPTALHSPTGWEQKRGEGPHAT, from the exons ATGATTTCATCGAATATG TTTAGGATAGACAAAGTGAGGAGATTCTTATCATCTCCGACTCCTTCTCCTGTCAAG GTCTATGAGTACTCTCTGCGTCGGTCTGTCAGCCTGCCACTGCTGGTGGACGGTGAGCCAGTTTGGGAGCCACACTATTACCATGGAGCCCAGGAATggctctcccctgccctctccctctcctcttcgttGGCATCAGAGGACTTCATGACCGCTTGCAGTCGGCTGTCTGCATGCTCCTCTCTGGCTCTGTCCCTCTGCAGCTCATTGGGGTCTGAGGCCTTCATGTCTGCCCGAAGTGAGCTGTCTCCGCCGCCCtgcccctcccctgctctctcccttGGCAGCTTGGCACCTGAGGACTTTGTGTCCGCTCCTCCACGAGCCTGCTCCCCTGCAATGGTGAGGCCAGAGGTGGACCCTGCTTCTGCAGAGGCAGCTGCTGCCATGGATAACCCAGAGAACCGTCTGCTTACGCTCAGTACCATGAGCATCATGGACACCCGCAAG CTCCCCTGCAATGGTGAAGTAGAGGTGTACCCTGCTTCTGCAGAGGCAGCTGCTGCCATGGATAACCCAGAGATGAGCCAGAGAGCACATTCCACCAACTCCAACTACCTGGCTCTAATCACGCTCAGTACCCTGCAGTACATCGACACCCGCAAG GTCCAAGATTGCAGAAGTGACAGAGGTGAGCAGGAAAAGcaggagggagtgtgtgagaaGAGAAGTGACGTGGAGATGAAGAAGAAGGGAGGCAGGATGAAGAGGTGGAGACGGGCAGTGAGGAGGGCCTGCGCTATCTTCAGcagctgctggaggaggaga atgatgatgaagaagatgatgaagacgaTGAAGTTGAAGACGACGAAGATGAAGGggacgaagatgatgatgatggagacagAGATGATGACTGATGTGACTGCAGACTGCACAGACGGACAGTCAGCTAAGAGAACAGTGGTGGGATGTGATGTGACACTGAGTTCTGCTGGGCTGGCATGTCCTTCTGGTGGTGGACCTGAGTGGCTCTCGACTGGCTTCGGGGGAGGGGGTCCAACTGCTCGTCCAGCTGGACCTGGACTTCATGCTCCAACTGCTCTGCATAGTCCAACAGGGTGGGAACAGAAACGCGGTGAGGGCCCACATGCCACCTGA